A single Sphingomonas kaistensis DNA region contains:
- the acs gene encoding acetate--CoA ligase — protein MASTFFDPDSELSHPAALDAKGYAEAYRRSIGDGEAYWNAEVDRLDWIRRPTRFDESSFDEADFQVRWFADGLLNVSANCLDRHLDELGDTPAIIWEPDDPSAASRTLTYRELHREICRFANVLKRLGVKRGDRVTLYLPMIPEAAMAMLACARIGAIHSVVFGGFSPESIAQRIVDCDSSICITADQGLRGGKVVPLQANVAAAAKLAPSLTTRLIIRTADAPLVLEPGEHEYAVLVADVDDDCPPEPMNAEDPLFILYTSGSTGKPKGVVHSSGGYLLWASLTHQTAFDYRRGEVFWCAADVGWITGHSYIVYGPLANGATTLMFEGVPTWPTPARFWEVVDRHQVTTLFTAPTVLRALMREGDHHVTSTSRISLRLLGSVGEPINPEAWRWFHEVPGGGRCPIVDMWWQTETGGGMIMPLPGAWPQKPGSATLPFMGVEPVIVDGEGRRLEGATEGNLCIVRSWPGQMRTVWNDHERFFQTYFSTFRGLYFTGDGCRRDEDGYYWITGRVDDVINVSGHRLGTAEIESALVLHPAVAEAAVVGFPHDLKGQGIHAYVILNAGSAAESEQLRQWVRKEIGPIATPDRIQFAPGLPKTRSGKIMRRILRKVAEGDFANFGDTSTLAEPGVVDALVAQRVA, from the coding sequence ATGGCCAGCACATTCTTCGACCCGGATTCCGAGCTATCGCACCCCGCCGCGCTTGACGCGAAAGGCTATGCCGAGGCCTACCGCCGGTCGATCGGGGACGGCGAAGCCTATTGGAACGCTGAAGTCGACCGACTCGACTGGATCAGGCGTCCCACCCGTTTCGACGAAAGCAGCTTCGACGAAGCCGACTTCCAGGTCCGCTGGTTCGCCGACGGCCTGCTGAACGTCAGCGCCAATTGTCTCGACCGGCACCTCGACGAACTCGGCGACACGCCGGCGATCATCTGGGAGCCGGACGACCCCTCCGCCGCGTCCCGCACCCTCACCTATCGCGAGCTCCATCGGGAGATCTGCCGCTTCGCCAATGTGCTCAAACGCCTTGGCGTGAAGCGCGGCGACAGGGTCACCCTCTACCTGCCGATGATCCCCGAGGCGGCGATGGCGATGCTCGCCTGCGCGCGGATCGGGGCGATCCACTCGGTGGTGTTCGGGGGATTCTCGCCCGAAAGCATCGCGCAGCGGATCGTCGATTGCGACAGCAGCATCTGCATCACCGCCGATCAGGGGCTGCGCGGCGGGAAAGTGGTGCCACTGCAGGCCAATGTCGCGGCCGCCGCCAAGCTTGCGCCGTCGCTGACCACCCGCCTGATCATTCGCACCGCCGATGCGCCGCTGGTGCTCGAGCCGGGCGAACACGAGTATGCGGTGCTGGTCGCCGACGTCGACGACGACTGCCCGCCCGAGCCGATGAACGCGGAGGATCCGTTGTTCATCCTCTACACCTCGGGATCGACCGGGAAGCCCAAGGGGGTGGTGCATTCGAGCGGCGGTTATCTGCTGTGGGCCAGCCTCACCCATCAGACCGCGTTCGACTATCGCCGCGGCGAAGTATTCTGGTGCGCGGCCGACGTCGGCTGGATCACGGGACACAGCTACATCGTCTATGGCCCGCTCGCGAACGGCGCGACCACGCTGATGTTCGAAGGCGTGCCGACCTGGCCGACCCCGGCGCGCTTCTGGGAGGTGGTAGACCGCCACCAGGTGACGACGCTGTTCACCGCACCGACGGTGCTGCGCGCGCTGATGCGCGAGGGCGATCATCACGTGACGTCGACCTCGCGCATCAGCTTGCGGCTGCTCGGCTCGGTTGGAGAGCCGATCAACCCGGAAGCCTGGCGCTGGTTTCACGAGGTTCCGGGCGGAGGTCGCTGCCCGATCGTCGACATGTGGTGGCAGACCGAGACCGGCGGAGGCATGATCATGCCGCTGCCCGGCGCCTGGCCGCAGAAGCCTGGATCCGCCACCCTTCCCTTCATGGGCGTCGAGCCGGTCATCGTCGATGGCGAGGGCCGGCGGCTGGAGGGAGCGACCGAAGGCAATCTGTGCATCGTGCGTAGCTGGCCGGGGCAGATGCGCACCGTGTGGAATGATCACGAGCGCTTCTTCCAGACCTACTTCTCGACTTTTCGCGGCCTTTATTTCACGGGCGACGGGTGCCGCCGCGACGAGGACGGCTATTACTGGATCACCGGGCGCGTCGACGATGTCATCAATGTCTCCGGCCACCGGCTCGGCACCGCCGAGATCGAAAGCGCGCTGGTCCTTCATCCCGCCGTAGCGGAAGCCGCCGTGGTCGGCTTTCCCCACGACCTCAAAGGCCAGGGCATCCACGCCTACGTCATCCTCAACGCGGGCTCGGCGGCGGAGAGCGAGCAGCTTCGCCAGTGGGTGCGCAAGGAGATCGGCCCGATCGCCACCCCCGACCGCATCCAGTTCGCGCCGGGGCTTCCCAAGACCCGTTCGGGCAAGATCATGCGGCGGATCCTGCGCAAGGTGGCTGAGGGGGATTTCGCCAATTTCGGCGATACCTCGACGCTGGCCGAACCGGGGGTGGTCGACGCGCTGGTCGCGCAGCGGGTCGCCTAG
- a CDS encoding quinoprotein relay system zinc metallohydrolase 1, with protein sequence MIRRRAFLGGALAAVAAPPALAQPFGYRIRPEPVGDGIWIVRGADEPIASSNGGAIANLAIIATDAGAVVVDAGPSLRYGTELKAVAARLGGGTVARVYLTHFHPDHDYGAAAFDPAIVAATRQFRDLPLTEHQGFADGMYRLLGDWMRGTEFNLPGRTAAAGVETIGGRPLRLLPLGGHSASDLVIMDEKSGVLIAGDLVFNGRAASTPHADVARWKQSLATLRALPHRSVLPGHGPFDPTPTLAIDQTEAWIDWVQENLRGSLAAGLDMVEAGNVPIPARFASLKAARYELQRSVAHFYPALEATQLPRVDAR encoded by the coding sequence CTGATCCGCCGGCGCGCCTTTCTAGGTGGAGCACTCGCCGCCGTCGCTGCTCCGCCGGCGCTGGCGCAACCTTTTGGCTACCGCATTCGCCCCGAGCCGGTCGGTGACGGGATCTGGATCGTTCGCGGCGCGGATGAACCGATTGCTAGCAGCAATGGCGGCGCCATCGCCAATCTCGCGATCATTGCGACCGATGCCGGTGCGGTGGTGGTCGATGCGGGCCCGTCGCTGCGCTACGGGACCGAGCTCAAGGCGGTGGCGGCAAGGCTGGGCGGCGGCACGGTTGCCCGCGTCTACCTCACGCACTTCCACCCCGACCACGATTATGGCGCAGCGGCCTTCGACCCCGCCATTGTCGCTGCCACCCGCCAATTCCGCGACCTGCCGCTCACCGAGCACCAGGGCTTTGCCGACGGCATGTACCGATTGCTCGGTGACTGGATGCGGGGGACCGAATTCAACTTACCGGGACGAACGGCCGCTGCCGGGGTCGAGACGATCGGAGGACGTCCCTTGCGCCTGCTGCCACTCGGCGGGCACAGCGCCAGCGACCTTGTCATCATGGACGAGAAAAGCGGCGTCCTGATCGCCGGTGACCTAGTGTTCAACGGGCGCGCCGCGTCGACCCCTCATGCGGACGTTGCGCGCTGGAAGCAGTCGCTCGCGACCCTTCGTGCTCTTCCGCATAGGTCGGTACTCCCGGGGCACGGCCCATTCGATCCGACCCCGACCCTGGCAATCGATCAGACCGAGGCCTGGATCGACTGGGTCCAGGAAAACCTTCGCGGGTCGCTGGCAGCAGGGCTCGACATGGTCGAGGCCGGCAACGTGCCGATCCCCGCGCGCTTCGCCTCGCTCAAGGCGGCCCGCTACGAACTGCAACGCTCGGTGGCGCATTTCTACCCGGCGCTTGAAGCCACGCAGCTGCCACGGGTGGACGCGCGCTAG
- a CDS encoding quinoprotein dehydrogenase-associated SoxYZ-like carrier, giving the protein MPRSIILLLAAMAATPAAALPADPLRSPMWDFVGERIFGPDAVVRFDPRVKVVFPQIAENQRVFPVTVDARGIEGVKRMIVMIDLNPIQQAVDYRPEAAEPYLSLRVKLDQRTPVRGAVQLADGSWLVGGGWIDAAGGGCSAPPVSRVKGDWAQHLGEVRGEQWQAAQGNTLRLAFRHPMDTGFVDNIPAYFLERFAITAADGSRVGTLDLQAAVSEDPVFTLRPTTSGKTLTVEGRDTNGVEYRATVASAKG; this is encoded by the coding sequence ATGCCAAGATCGATCATCCTCCTTCTCGCCGCGATGGCGGCGACGCCGGCAGCGGCGCTTCCCGCCGATCCGCTGAGGTCGCCCATGTGGGATTTTGTCGGCGAACGTATCTTCGGTCCGGATGCGGTGGTGCGCTTCGATCCGAGGGTAAAGGTCGTGTTCCCCCAAATCGCGGAGAACCAGCGGGTCTTTCCGGTCACCGTCGACGCGCGCGGGATCGAGGGCGTGAAGCGCATGATCGTGATGATCGACCTCAATCCGATCCAGCAGGCGGTCGACTATCGTCCGGAAGCCGCCGAGCCCTACCTCTCGCTTCGGGTCAAGCTCGACCAGCGCACGCCGGTGCGCGGCGCGGTACAGCTTGCGGACGGCAGCTGGCTGGTCGGCGGCGGCTGGATCGACGCGGCGGGCGGCGGCTGCTCCGCACCCCCAGTCAGCCGAGTGAAGGGTGACTGGGCCCAGCATCTCGGCGAGGTCCGCGGTGAACAATGGCAGGCGGCGCAGGGAAATACCCTGCGGCTCGCCTTCCGCCACCCCATGGACACCGGGTTCGTTGACAACATCCCCGCCTACTTCCTCGAGCGCTTCGCCATCACCGCCGCCGACGGATCGAGGGTCGGAACGCTCGACCTGCAGGCCGCCGTATCGGAGGATCCGGTCTTCACCCTGCGTCCCACGACGTCCGGCAAGACGCTGACGGTCGAGGGCCGCGATACCAATGGCGTGGAGTATCGCGCCACGGTGGCGAGCGCCAAGGGCTGA
- a CDS encoding rhodanese encodes MPMLAAMLLAAAAPADPALFDRSGYRTSHYRAVVPSPPEGIRSLTDREAIALHRKGKGLFIDVMPAEGGTRLATGQWRLAEERRSISGARWFPEAGRSPLDPVIADWFRSGVAALRRNRPGAPLVVFCRADCWMSWNAARRLRSSGIRNIFWYGPGTDGWAENGQSLEVVRPFGEGRR; translated from the coding sequence ATGCCGATGCTTGCTGCCATGTTGCTTGCCGCAGCCGCGCCCGCAGATCCGGCGCTGTTCGACCGTTCGGGCTACCGGACCTCGCATTACCGCGCGGTCGTGCCCTCCCCGCCCGAAGGGATACGCAGCCTGACCGACCGCGAAGCGATCGCACTCCACCGCAAGGGGAAAGGGCTGTTCATCGACGTCATGCCCGCCGAGGGTGGCACACGTCTCGCCACGGGGCAGTGGCGACTGGCGGAGGAGCGCCGTTCGATCTCGGGCGCCCGCTGGTTTCCCGAGGCTGGCCGTTCGCCGCTCGATCCGGTTATCGCCGACTGGTTCCGCAGCGGCGTCGCCGCGCTCCGCCGCAATCGACCAGGCGCGCCGCTTGTCGTCTTCTGCCGGGCCGATTGCTGGATGAGCTGGAATGCCGCGCGCCGGCTTCGCTCGTCGGGCATCCGCAACATATTCTGGTACGGTCCCGGCACCGACGGCTGGGCGGAGAATGGCCAGTCGCTTGAGGTCGTCCGGCCATTCGGCGAAGGACGCAGGTAA
- a CDS encoding TonB-dependent receptor, whose protein sequence is MLSLFLGLAAAEPATIIVTGRGLSAGETAGAAVVVLDQNRIRQSPSGRLEDVFRDAAGVQSFRRSDSRSSHATNQSITLRGLGGNASSRALLLLDGVPQGDPFGGWITFPAYATDRIGEVRIRRGGGSAYFGPGALAGTVELESAVPAEGDTARGAFAYGSRDSLDGRASLLLSSSRRFVTVSGAFARGDGFIPIVAEDRGPIDRRAPYRQASGAARLVQEVEASTEAQVNVSAFSDKRDRGVPFTANRGRGVDTSLRLVGKGRTRWSALGYAQLRNFESDFSSINAARTTSTQTLDQYSVPSRGYGFRGELLPRVGTADLRIGVDGRFVSGQTKELYQFVGGAPTRRRVAGGRSDTLGLFAAATVPAGPATLSVSGRADRWSIRDGTFFQQTLNGPTLTDTAFADRSGWQGSGRVAGEVRVGRPLKLRAAAYRGWRLPTLNELYRPFRAGADATGPNPDLRPETMIGGEIGGDITLRGGWTMSFTAYEARLDGAIANVTQGRGPGTFPIVGFVAAGGTYRQRQNLDAIHSRGLEADLGGDLGPLEARLSYSLVDARVRSSGAALSLDGKRPAQTPRQQASATLGWRGPSEWRLSGTVRALSSQFEDDLNLRALRPAVTLDGFASAPLGRRIAVEMRAENLFNKTVEAAVSADGVIERALPRTLWIGLRLR, encoded by the coding sequence ATGCTTTCCCTATTTCTTGGACTTGCGGCGGCCGAGCCCGCGACCATCATCGTCACCGGCCGCGGGCTTTCCGCCGGTGAGACGGCGGGGGCGGCGGTCGTGGTGCTCGACCAGAATCGCATCCGGCAGTCGCCCAGCGGGCGGCTCGAGGACGTGTTTCGCGATGCAGCCGGGGTGCAGAGCTTTCGCCGCTCGGATTCCCGGTCGAGCCACGCCACCAATCAGTCGATCACGCTTCGCGGGCTTGGCGGCAATGCTTCGTCGCGGGCGCTGCTGCTGCTCGACGGGGTGCCGCAGGGCGATCCGTTCGGGGGGTGGATCACCTTTCCCGCCTACGCCACCGACCGGATCGGCGAGGTGCGCATCCGCCGTGGTGGGGGAAGTGCTTATTTTGGGCCGGGTGCGCTGGCCGGGACGGTCGAGCTGGAAAGCGCGGTGCCCGCCGAGGGCGACACGGCGCGAGGCGCCTTCGCCTATGGTAGTCGCGACAGCCTCGACGGCCGGGCCAGCCTGCTGCTTTCCTCCTCCCGACGCTTCGTCACCGTCTCGGGAGCGTTCGCCCGTGGCGACGGCTTCATTCCCATCGTCGCCGAGGATCGCGGCCCGATCGACCGCCGGGCCCCCTACCGCCAGGCGTCGGGCGCGGCCCGGCTGGTGCAGGAAGTGGAAGCCTCCACCGAAGCCCAGGTCAATGTCAGCGCCTTCTCCGACAAGCGCGATCGCGGCGTCCCGTTCACCGCCAATCGCGGGCGCGGGGTCGATACGTCGCTGCGGTTGGTCGGCAAGGGACGAACGCGCTGGTCGGCGCTCGGCTATGCGCAGCTCCGCAACTTCGAGTCCGACTTCAGCAGCATCAACGCGGCCCGGACCACCAGCACGCAGACTCTCGACCAGTATAGCGTGCCCTCGCGTGGCTACGGTTTCCGCGGCGAACTCCTGCCCCGGGTCGGGACCGCCGACCTCAGGATCGGCGTCGATGGCCGGTTCGTCTCTGGGCAGACCAAGGAGCTCTACCAGTTCGTGGGCGGAGCGCCGACCCGGCGGCGCGTGGCGGGAGGGCGCTCGGACACGCTCGGCCTGTTTGCCGCCGCGACGGTGCCAGCCGGCCCAGCGACGCTGAGCGTGAGCGGCCGGGCCGATCGCTGGAGCATCAGGGACGGCACATTCTTCCAGCAGACGTTGAACGGGCCAACCCTCACTGACACGGCGTTCGCCGATCGCAGCGGATGGCAGGGCAGCGGCCGGGTAGCCGGCGAGGTCAGGGTCGGCCGGCCGCTCAAGCTTCGCGCGGCGGCCTATCGCGGCTGGCGCCTGCCGACGTTGAATGAGCTTTATCGTCCGTTCCGCGCGGGCGCCGATGCCACCGGCCCCAATCCCGACTTGCGGCCGGAAACGATGATCGGCGGCGAAATCGGCGGCGACATCACGTTGCGGGGCGGCTGGACGATGTCGTTCACCGCCTACGAAGCGCGGCTCGATGGTGCCATCGCCAATGTCACGCAAGGGCGAGGCCCGGGGACCTTTCCGATCGTCGGCTTCGTCGCGGCGGGCGGGACCTATCGCCAGCGCCAGAACCTCGACGCGATCCATTCGCGCGGGCTGGAAGCCGATCTCGGCGGCGACCTCGGCCCGCTCGAGGCGCGCCTGTCCTATTCGCTGGTCGATGCACGGGTGCGCAGTTCCGGCGCCGCTTTGTCGCTCGATGGGAAGCGTCCCGCGCAGACGCCGCGCCAGCAGGCATCGGCGACGCTGGGTTGGCGCGGACCGTCCGAGTGGCGCCTGTCCGGGACCGTCCGAGCACTGTCCTCGCAGTTCGAGGATGATCTCAATCTTCGCGCGCTCAGACCCGCGGTGACACTCGATGGCTTTGCTTCGGCACCTCTGGGAAGGCGGATCGCGGTGGAGATGCGCGCCGAAAATCTCTTCAACAAGACGGTGGAGGCAGCAGTGAGCGCGGATGGCGTGATCGAGCGAGCCCTGCCCCGCACCTTGTGGATCGGGCTGCGGCTGCGATGA
- a CDS encoding cytochrome b, which produces MTARYTQTAAWLHWVMAALIIANLVIGLSDGAIGSIRAHKAIGLTVLALALVRLAWRLAHRPPPLPADTSPAERRLAGVVHAILYGLMIAVPLAGWIMVSNASELRPLTWFGLFDLPFLQLDPAAYAPAKAIHSALGIAFGLLVLGHIAAALRHQFVKRDHLLDRMTMSSTQPGQ; this is translated from the coding sequence ATGACCGCGCGCTACACGCAAACTGCGGCGTGGCTGCATTGGGTGATGGCGGCGCTGATCATCGCCAATCTCGTCATCGGGCTCAGTGACGGAGCGATCGGAAGCATCCGCGCGCACAAGGCGATCGGGCTGACGGTCCTCGCGCTTGCCCTTGTCCGTCTCGCTTGGCGGCTCGCACACCGCCCCCCGCCACTCCCCGCGGACACCTCGCCGGCCGAGCGCCGGCTCGCGGGCGTGGTCCATGCCATCCTCTACGGGCTGATGATCGCGGTGCCACTCGCCGGCTGGATCATGGTCTCGAATGCAAGCGAGCTGCGGCCGCTGACCTGGTTCGGGCTGTTCGATCTTCCCTTTCTGCAGCTCGATCCTGCCGCCTATGCGCCGGCGAAGGCCATCCACAGTGCCTTGGGGATCGCTTTCGGGCTGCTCGTCCTCGGCCACATCGCCGCCGCGCTTCGTCACCAGTTCGTCAAACGCGATCATCTACTGGACAGAATGACAATGAGTTCGACGCAGCCCGGCCAATGA
- a CDS encoding bleomycin resistance protein encodes MDHATPNLPSRDFEATSQFYRKLGFDEGWRDDGWMILKRGGSTLEFFPHPDLDPATGNFSCCLRLDDMQELYEICKAAGLPEQCWGWPRLHPPTEEDSGKTIAYMVDLDGTLVRLIQN; translated from the coding sequence ATGGATCACGCGACGCCGAACCTGCCGAGCCGGGACTTCGAAGCGACATCGCAGTTCTATCGGAAGCTAGGTTTCGACGAGGGCTGGCGTGACGACGGGTGGATGATCCTGAAGCGCGGCGGCTCGACGCTGGAGTTCTTTCCTCATCCGGATCTGGACCCTGCAACGGGCAACTTTAGCTGCTGCCTGCGTCTAGATGACATGCAAGAACTCTACGAAATCTGCAAAGCTGCTGGATTGCCAGAGCAGTGTTGGGGGTGGCCTCGCCTTCATCCGCCAACCGAAGAAGATAGCGGTAAAACCATCGCCTACATGGTCGATCTAGACGGAACGCTCGTTCGCCTCATTCAAAACTGA
- a CDS encoding GDCCVxC domain-containing (seleno)protein, with protein sequence MTLLASTLTCPECGGASTDEMPTDACQFFYDCKHCSAVLRPLKGDCCVYCSYGDVPCPPIQEARETGVAGCCSPS encoded by the coding sequence ATGACTCTTCTAGCATCGACACTCACCTGCCCTGAATGTGGGGGAGCTTCCACCGACGAGATGCCCACCGACGCTTGTCAGTTTTTCTACGATTGCAAGCATTGCAGCGCCGTCCTTCGCCCACTCAAGGGCGATTGCTGCGTTTACTGCTCATACGGTGACGTTCCATGCCCGCCCATACAGGAAGCACGGGAGACCGGGGTTGCAGGCTGCTGCTCACCTTCCTGA
- a CDS encoding alpha/beta hydrolase: MSVLAAVAALLVATTAPVFSEKPCTDSRLAKLARCGTVAVAEDRERPDGRTIALNVIVMPATPASVSQPPLFDIDGGPGLPVTKNVAFYATDGAAYRAGRDIVLIDQRGTGGSNALHCPTFYKPEATYRPLYPVEEVRRCRQSLEQKADLTKYGTAEAIADLDAVRAALGYEQIDLFGLSYGSIVAQRYLASFPDRVRAAVLIGVAPASSLPPRGHGAAGQQAFRKLAVQCRLEPACSAAFDPPADLDRARTMLKDIAGAPSEEVFFEKLRSLMYQPAGARRVPLILSRAAAGDLAPFYAATKASPFMYADGMAFTVICSESMALMDVAKARTAAKNTIFGDYRLRRQQEACAEWPRAKVSADHLKPIRSNIPVLLVSGELDPVTPPEWADEVARGLPNSKHVVIPASGHMFDGMSGVDSCLDPLILRFLMSGDAKGLDTSCVVTMKPPPFSIQVANGSPR; the protein is encoded by the coding sequence ATGAGTGTTCTTGCCGCAGTCGCTGCCTTGCTAGTCGCAACAACTGCTCCAGTCTTTTCCGAGAAGCCATGCACCGACAGTCGTCTGGCCAAGCTAGCCCGGTGCGGAACGGTCGCGGTGGCGGAAGACCGCGAGCGGCCTGACGGGCGTACGATCGCGCTGAACGTGATCGTAATGCCTGCAACTCCAGCGAGTGTCAGTCAGCCTCCGCTTTTCGACATAGACGGCGGGCCGGGCCTGCCCGTTACTAAGAATGTCGCTTTTTATGCGACTGACGGTGCCGCTTACCGCGCCGGCCGCGACATCGTCCTGATCGACCAGCGCGGTACGGGCGGATCCAATGCGCTGCACTGTCCGACGTTCTACAAGCCCGAGGCTACCTACCGCCCTTTGTATCCCGTTGAGGAAGTTCGCCGCTGCCGCCAATCGTTGGAGCAGAAGGCAGACCTGACCAAGTACGGAACGGCAGAAGCTATCGCTGATCTCGACGCAGTGAGAGCAGCTCTGGGGTACGAGCAGATCGACCTATTCGGCCTTTCCTACGGGTCGATCGTGGCGCAGCGTTATCTGGCAAGCTTTCCTGATCGGGTCCGCGCAGCCGTGCTGATTGGGGTCGCACCGGCCAGCTCACTGCCGCCAAGGGGACATGGGGCTGCCGGCCAGCAAGCCTTTAGGAAGTTGGCTGTGCAGTGCAGACTCGAGCCGGCGTGTTCCGCCGCTTTCGACCCGCCGGCGGATCTCGACCGTGCCCGAACTATGCTGAAAGACATAGCAGGTGCACCATCTGAGGAAGTGTTCTTCGAGAAACTCCGCTCGCTCATGTACCAACCGGCAGGAGCGCGGCGCGTACCGCTGATCCTGAGCCGGGCGGCCGCCGGAGACCTCGCTCCCTTTTACGCGGCCACGAAGGCATCGCCCTTCATGTATGCTGACGGGATGGCATTCACGGTCATCTGCTCCGAAAGCATGGCGCTGATGGATGTGGCCAAAGCCCGCACTGCCGCCAAGAACACAATATTTGGCGACTATCGGCTGCGGCGACAGCAGGAGGCCTGTGCGGAATGGCCTCGTGCAAAGGTGTCGGCCGATCACCTGAAGCCCATTCGATCCAACATTCCGGTGCTGCTCGTGTCAGGAGAGCTGGATCCTGTGACTCCGCCCGAGTGGGCAGATGAGGTGGCAAGAGGCCTGCCCAACTCAAAGCACGTCGTGATACCGGCAAGCGGTCACATGTTCGATGGCATGAGCGGAGTGGACAGCTGCCTTGACCCACTGATCTTGCGCTTTCTCATGAGCGGAGATGCGAAGGGTCTGGATACCAGCTGTGTCGTAACAATGAAGCCGCCGCCCTTCTCGATCCAAGTTGCTAACGGCAGCCCTCGATAG
- a CDS encoding winged helix DNA-binding protein produces MTVATSSFAYDASEPMRAPIMVVGDTPAARERARHTSELSGLRTLSELSPAEAIEALEERATLSALWIEIDEEPTLPVRRLLERAGREAARKRFGVVVAARIEQLDSVMADLADADVELLVNADEMERLAGLSLAIGPQHIGGARDVASDASAARLRQLSEEVSRIASTLARLSLASAAPPLSPETMAPPRTDVPNVSAEALRAMIRARRLRASFLPADLFADPAWDMLLDLLQAEIVQHRVPVSSLCIAAAVPATTALRWIKSMTDRGLLVRRGDPHDGRRVFIEMAPTTSAGLRRYFQEVGMAAI; encoded by the coding sequence ATGACCGTTGCCACGTCTTCTTTCGCTTACGACGCTTCGGAGCCGATGCGCGCTCCGATCATGGTGGTGGGCGACACGCCCGCCGCCCGCGAGCGAGCCCGTCATACGTCCGAGCTAAGCGGGCTCCGCACCCTGTCGGAGCTCAGTCCCGCCGAAGCGATCGAGGCGCTGGAGGAGCGGGCGACGCTTTCGGCCTTGTGGATCGAAATCGACGAAGAACCGACGCTTCCGGTCCGCCGCCTGCTCGAGCGGGCAGGACGTGAGGCGGCGCGCAAGCGGTTCGGCGTCGTGGTTGCCGCACGCATCGAGCAACTCGATTCCGTCATGGCCGATCTTGCCGACGCCGACGTCGAATTGCTGGTCAATGCGGACGAGATGGAGCGGCTGGCAGGGCTGTCGCTGGCGATCGGGCCGCAGCATATCGGCGGGGCACGAGATGTCGCCTCCGATGCCAGCGCAGCGCGGCTCCGCCAATTGAGCGAGGAAGTCAGCCGGATCGCCTCGACCCTTGCCCGTCTGAGCCTGGCGTCGGCTGCCCCCCCGCTTTCCCCGGAGACGATGGCACCGCCGCGGACCGACGTACCCAATGTCTCGGCGGAGGCGCTTCGCGCCATGATAAGGGCGCGGCGGTTGCGGGCGAGCTTTCTCCCCGCCGATCTGTTCGCCGACCCGGCCTGGGACATGCTCCTCGACCTCCTGCAGGCGGAGATCGTCCAGCACCGCGTGCCGGTTTCCAGCCTGTGCATCGCCGCTGCCGTGCCGGCGACCACCGCGCTTCGCTGGATCAAGTCGATGACCGATCGCGGGCTGCTGGTGCGCCGCGGCGATCCGCACGACGGTCGGCGCGTCTTTATCGAGATGGCGCCGACGACCAGTGCCGGCTTGCGTCGTTATTTCCAGGAAGTCGGGATGGCAGCGATCTGA
- the cysQ gene encoding 3'(2'),5'-bisphosphate nucleotidase CysQ, translating into MDLAALLDPLGLACREAGEAIRAVRSRGFAVEHKGDLSPVTEADRAAEAIILAALARHAPGVPVVAEEEVAAGRIPALGESFFLVDPLDGTREFVRGGDDYTANIGLVVAGTPVLGLVLAPEQGRLWAGVVGGVAWVESHDGTRAPLAVRTPGERLTVVASKSHMNQATRDFLTTELPDAELVSVGSSLKFCLLAQGKADYYPRLSPTSEWDTAAGHAVLLAAGGQVDGPGGAPLGYGKPGFLNPGFAASAGWKGPKLAPYMPL; encoded by the coding sequence GTGGATCTGGCCGCGCTGCTGGACCCGCTCGGCCTCGCTTGCCGCGAGGCGGGAGAGGCGATCCGGGCGGTCCGTAGCCGGGGTTTTGCGGTCGAGCACAAAGGCGATCTGTCGCCTGTCACCGAGGCCGACCGCGCCGCCGAAGCGATCATCCTCGCCGCGCTGGCGCGGCACGCTCCCGGCGTGCCGGTGGTGGCCGAAGAGGAAGTGGCCGCCGGTCGCATCCCCGCGCTTGGCGAGAGCTTCTTCCTGGTCGACCCGCTCGACGGCACCCGCGAGTTCGTCCGCGGCGGCGACGATTACACCGCCAACATTGGGCTGGTCGTCGCCGGCACTCCGGTTCTCGGACTGGTGCTGGCCCCCGAGCAGGGCCGCTTGTGGGCGGGCGTGGTGGGCGGGGTGGCGTGGGTGGAGAGCCACGACGGAACGCGCGCTCCGCTAGCGGTTCGCACGCCAGGCGAAAGGCTGACCGTGGTCGCTTCCAAATCGCACATGAACCAGGCGACCCGCGATTTTCTCACCACCGAATTGCCCGATGCAGAGCTGGTCTCGGTCGGTTCAAGCCTCAAATTCTGCCTGCTGGCACAAGGCAAGGCGGATTATTACCCGCGCCTGTCCCCGACTTCCGAATGGGACACGGCGGCCGGCCATGCAGTGCTGCTGGCCGCGGGCGGGCAAGTCGATGGGCCGGGCGGGGCGCCGCTCGGCTATGGCAAGCCCGGCTTCCTCAATCCTGGATTCGCCGCCTCGGCCGGATGGAAGGGGCCGAAACTCGCGCCCTACATGCCACTGTGA